The sequence TATTTTGGCTAATCTCTCAAATTAGAACAAGAATCTCTCGCCAACATATTATATTCTCTCGTTTACCCAAATTTAGGGAAAGTCAAAAATCCCCTGCCAAACAAAAAGGCAGGGGATTTCTTCATTTTGGATAATAAACTCTATTTTTCGTGGTTCCGGAAAAAGGAAGATCCATTTTGAGAAGTATTCTAGAGGCTGTCTTATCCGAGGAAAGTCGTAAGAGCCTTCTAAGCTGCTTGTTTGTAATGGAAGGGTTACCAATCAAAAAGTAATCCATTATTACTTGTACGTGGGCATCTGCTGATCTATATCCGCAACTAGTACAGTGCCAGCTTCCGGAAATTCTCTCCATATATAACTGTCTGCAAGATGGACATGCAACACCCTGAAGAAAATCAGCTGGAGAAAGATTGAATTTACTTAAATGGGATCCCTCAGGTTGGTGACTTTTAATCAACAATTTAGTTAACTTTTTTAGTTCTTTCTCGGAAAATATGTCCTTCTTGTGTTTATTTTTGAACTCTTCCACTTTCATCACTACTGAGCCACCCTTACAAACTCTTTTATAAATTTCTTCATTTTTAGTTGGATTTTGAAGGATGGAGCCTTGATTGCTGTACGTAACGAGGAATTCAATTGGAGGAATAGTGAAGCGGTTAAGTTTGAGCCAATGGACAAACTGGATTAATTGCCTTTTTACTTGTAATACAGGATCATCATAAATTTCAACTTTATCATTATGTTTTCGAATGACTTGGTTAAAGTCGGGGTCGAATTCAATGATGCCTGGCATATTTTTATTTTCGATTAAAAGGAAGAATGCATGTGAGAGTATGAGGAAATCGATTTGGAAGTGATTTTTTCCCAAGGGGATACGTAGATCCTGGAGAATATTGAACTCGGAATCATTTAAAAGGCTTAAGTAGTAGTCCATGTCCTGTTCACCTTTGAAACCAGATTTTCGAATCAAAAGATCCTGCAGAATTTCGCTCCTTTTTGGATGATTAAGAGGAAGGCGCCTCAATAAAGCTTCATCAATAAGGATACGTAAAGGTATTATTCTTTTTTTGACAATCAAAGTGTTATCACTCCTTACTATTTTGGTGCATATATTCGACATTAAGGCACAAAAATCCTGCTTTACGGTGGAGGAGTTACGAATTCAAAGACCTGATAATGGAATCTCTCACTAAATCAGGTTAATCTCTCGACAAGCAGCCAAAATCTCTCATCCTAATTAAACATTCTCTCGGATGGTTATAATAATCTCTCACACAAAAGACAAAATCTCTCGTTTTGCCTTAAAACGGAAAAACCAAAGTGCAAATTACTTTTTTTTGAATAACACCACACGCAATAAAAAGCGGCCTCCCACATAGGAAGGCCGCTCCACAATATTAGATAAACAAATTCAACCCAGAATCTTCAGCATCCCCAAGGTAGGCAGCAACGCCGCCGATCTCCACGCCATCGATCAGCTCTTCTTTGGAAATCCCCATGATATCCATGCTCATGCCGCAGGCTACTAGTTTGACACCGGCGTCCATGGCGTTTTTCATCAATGTTTCGAGACTGTCGACGTTTTTGTTGCCCATGACGGTCTTAATCATCTTGGCACCCATGCCGCCCATATTCATTTTGGAAAGAGGCAGGTCGCCAGCACCTTTTGGCATCATCATGCTAAACATTTTTGCCATCATGTCTTTCTCGGTTGATGGAGCGTCGTTTCGCTTCAGGATGTTCAGTCCCCAGAAGGTGAAGAACAATGTTACCTCTTTACCCATCGCCGCGGCCCCGGATGCGATGATGAAAGTTGCGATAGCCTTGTCAAGGTCGCCGCTGAATACGACCATCGTCGCACCATTTTTAGCCGGAGCTGGCACGCCGGTTGGGATCTCAACAGGAGCTGGCCTCGTATTCAAAGGTACAACAACATTTCCCTTCATGATTTGCGCTTTGAACTTCTTATCCTCAAACTTGTTGCTGATCAGCTTATTGCCTGTCTTTTCACACCATGCCTTAATGTCCTTCGCAAAGCCTGGATCTGTTGCGTGTACTTCCATCACTTCAC comes from Mesobacillus jeotgali and encodes:
- a CDS encoding NERD domain-containing protein, giving the protein MIVKKRIIPLRILIDEALLRRLPLNHPKRSEILQDLLIRKSGFKGEQDMDYYLSLLNDSEFNILQDLRIPLGKNHFQIDFLILSHAFFLLIENKNMPGIIEFDPDFNQVIRKHNDKVEIYDDPVLQVKRQLIQFVHWLKLNRFTIPPIEFLVTYSNQGSILQNPTKNEEIYKRVCKGGSVVMKVEEFKNKHKKDIFSEKELKKLTKLLIKSHQPEGSHLSKFNLSPADFLQGVACPSCRQLYMERISGSWHCTSCGYRSADAHVQVIMDYFLIGNPSITNKQLRRLLRLSSDKTASRILLKMDLPFSGTTKNRVYYPK